A region from the Lutra lutra chromosome 1, mLutLut1.2, whole genome shotgun sequence genome encodes:
- the DNMT3L gene encoding LOW QUALITY PROTEIN: DNA (cytosine-5)-methyltransferase 3-like (The sequence of the model RefSeq protein was modified relative to this genomic sequence to represent the inferred CDS: inserted 1 base in 1 codon), which produces MDVILVGSSELSAPASPAPCRGLLAHEVRVNQRDIEDVCICCGSFRVHTQHPLFEGGMCAPCKDKFLDCLFLYDDDGYQSYCSICCAGETLLICENPDCTRCYCFECVDTLVGPGTSGRAQAMSNWVCFLCLPFPRSGLLQRRQKWRGGLKAFCDRESNSLETYKTVPVWKREPVRVLSLFGDIRRELVSLGFLESGSAPGGLKHLDDVTDVVRKDVEAWGPFDLVYGATPPVGQACDHPPVWYLFQFHRVLQYARPSPGSRQPFFWMFVDNLVLSQDDRHVATRFLEADPVTMQDVCGRAVQDAVHVWSNVPAVRRSLHSALAPHDELSLLAPDRQRTKPPGQGPAKLVKNCFLPLREYFKYFXTELTSSL; this is translated from the exons ATGGATGTCATCCTGGTGGGCTCCAGCGAGCTGTCCGCGCCGGCTTCCCCTGCGCCCTGCAGAG GGCTTCTTGCGCATGAAGTCAGGGTGAACCAGAGGGACATAGAAG ACGTGTGCATCTGCTGCGGGAGCTTCCGGGTGCACACGCAGCACCCGCTGTTTGAAGGCGGCATGTGCGCCCCCTGCAAG GACAAGTTTCTGGACTGTCTCTTCCTGTACGACGATGACGGGTACCAGTCCTACTGCTCCATCTGCTGCGCCGGGGAGACCCTGCTCATCTGTGAGAACCCAGACTGCACCCG ATGCTACTGCTTCGAGTGTGTGGACACGCTGGTGGGCCCCGGGACGTCGGGGAGGGCGCAGGCCATGAGCAACTGGGTGTGCTTCCTgtgcctgcccttcccccgcaGCGGGCTCCTGCAGAGGCGGCAGAAGTGGCGGGGCGGGCTGAAGGCCTTCTGTGACCGCGAGTCG AATTCGCTGGAGACGTATAAAACGGTGCCCGTGTGGAAGAGAGAGCCAGTCCGGGTGCTGTCCCTCTTTGGGGACATCAGGAGAG AGCTCGTGAGTCTCGGCTTCCTGGAGAGCGGCTCCGCCCCGGGGGGACTGAAGCACCTGGACGATGTCACAGATGTCGTGAGGAAGGAC GTGGAAGCGTGGGGCCCGTTTGACCTCGTGTACGGCGCCACACCCCCCGTCGGCCAGGCCTGTGACCACCCGCCAG TGTGGTACCTGTTCCAGTTCCACCGCGTCCTGCAGTACGCCAGGCCCAGCCCAGGCAGCCGGCAGCCCTTCTTCTGGATGTTCGTGGACAATCTGGTGCTGAGCCAAGATGACCGGCACGTAGCCACTCGCTTCCTGGAG GCCGACCCCGTGACCATGCAGGACGTCTGTGGCCGAGCCGTGCAGGACGCCGTGCACGTGTGGAGCAACGTCCCAGCTGTGAGAAGGTCCCT GCACTCGGCCCTGGCTCCCCACGACGAATTGTCCCTGCTGGCTCCGGACAGGCAGAGGACAAAGCCCCCAGGCCAGGGACCTGCCAAGCTGGTGAAGAATTGTTTTCTCCCCCTGAGAGaatatttcaagtatt caaCAGAACTCACTTCCTctttataa
- the ICOSLG gene encoding ICOS ligand isoform X4, whose amino-acid sequence MRLRSPGLLLLLLGALQAADTREQEVRALVGSDVKLSCVFPESPTFDLDDLYVYWQIGAVGHPTTVTYYLSGNSSAGLEDNRYRDRAWLSPDSMKHGDFSLRLYNVTPLDEQKFSCLVFRKSLQLQKILDVVVTLHVAANYSVPVVLAPHGPSEDEELTFTCTSVNGYPKPNVYWINKTDNSVLPEGLQNSTVVLNARGLYDVVSVLRVSRTPSVNVGCCIENVLLHQNLTGLCQTAETFTTPEPGNTGSHTDVRRREHGMVLSTLAVLGVAVAVAVATGWVCRSRCPRGSPTRYPAAKPERTFPDCV is encoded by the exons ATGCGGCTGAGAAG TCCTGgactgctcctgctgctgctcggGGCCCTGCAAGCCG CGGATACTCGAGAGCAGGAAGTCAGAGCGCTGGTGGGCAGCGACGTCAAGCTCAGCTGCGTCTTCCCCGAAAGCCCCACTTTTGATCTCGACGACCTGTACGTGTACTGGCAAATCGGCGCCGTGGGCCACCCGACGACCGTGACCTACTACCTGTCGGGGAACAGCTCGGCGGGCCTCGAGGACAACCGCTACAGGGACAGGGCCTGGCTCTCGCCGGACAGCATGAAGCATGGCGACTTCTCCTTGCGTCTCTACAACGTCACCCCCCTCGACGAACAGAAGTTCAGCTGCCTGGTGTTTAGGAAATCGTTGCAGTTACAAAAGATCTTGGACGTGGTGGTGACGCTGCACGTGGCAG cgAACTACAGCGTGCCGGTGGTCCTCGCGCCACACGGCCCCTCCGAGGACGAGGAGCTCACGTTCACGTGCACGTCGGTGAACGGCTATCCAAAACCAAACGTGTACTGGATCAACAAGACGGACAACAGCGTGCTGCCCGAGGGCCTGCAGAACAGCACGGTTGTCCTGAACGCACGCGGCTTGTACGACGTGGTCAGCGTCCTGCGGGTCAGCCGGACCCCCAGCGTGAACGTCGGCTGCTGCATCGAGAACGTCCTTCTGCACCAAAACCTCACGGGCCTGTGCCAGACAG cAGAAACGTTCACGACCCCCGAACCCGGCAACACAGGGAGTCACACGGACGTCCGCAGGAGGGAGCACGGGATGGTGCTGAGCACCCTGGCCGTGCTGGGCgtggccgtggccgtggccgTGGCCACCGGCTGGGTGTGTAGGAGCCGATGTCCCCGCGGGTCTCCAACCAGGTA CCCGGCTGCAAAGCCAGAGCGGACGTTCCCTG actGTGTCTGA
- the ICOSLG gene encoding ICOS ligand isoform X1, which translates to MRLRSPGLLLLLLGALQAADTREQEVRALVGSDVKLSCVFPESPTFDLDDLYVYWQIGAVGHPTTVTYYLSGNSSAGLEDNRYRDRAWLSPDSMKHGDFSLRLYNVTPLDEQKFSCLVFRKSLQLQKILDVVVTLHVAANYSVPVVLAPHGPSEDEELTFTCTSVNGYPKPNVYWINKTDNSVLPEGLQNSTVVLNARGLYDVVSVLRVSRTPSVNVGCCIENVLLHQNLTGLCQTAETFTTPEPGNTGSHTDVRRREHGMVLSTLAVLGVAVAVAVATGWVCRSRCPRGSPTRYPAAKPERTFPGASGCGGQGAGVHLTAPASEPLL; encoded by the exons ATGCGGCTGAGAAG TCCTGgactgctcctgctgctgctcggGGCCCTGCAAGCCG CGGATACTCGAGAGCAGGAAGTCAGAGCGCTGGTGGGCAGCGACGTCAAGCTCAGCTGCGTCTTCCCCGAAAGCCCCACTTTTGATCTCGACGACCTGTACGTGTACTGGCAAATCGGCGCCGTGGGCCACCCGACGACCGTGACCTACTACCTGTCGGGGAACAGCTCGGCGGGCCTCGAGGACAACCGCTACAGGGACAGGGCCTGGCTCTCGCCGGACAGCATGAAGCATGGCGACTTCTCCTTGCGTCTCTACAACGTCACCCCCCTCGACGAACAGAAGTTCAGCTGCCTGGTGTTTAGGAAATCGTTGCAGTTACAAAAGATCTTGGACGTGGTGGTGACGCTGCACGTGGCAG cgAACTACAGCGTGCCGGTGGTCCTCGCGCCACACGGCCCCTCCGAGGACGAGGAGCTCACGTTCACGTGCACGTCGGTGAACGGCTATCCAAAACCAAACGTGTACTGGATCAACAAGACGGACAACAGCGTGCTGCCCGAGGGCCTGCAGAACAGCACGGTTGTCCTGAACGCACGCGGCTTGTACGACGTGGTCAGCGTCCTGCGGGTCAGCCGGACCCCCAGCGTGAACGTCGGCTGCTGCATCGAGAACGTCCTTCTGCACCAAAACCTCACGGGCCTGTGCCAGACAG cAGAAACGTTCACGACCCCCGAACCCGGCAACACAGGGAGTCACACGGACGTCCGCAGGAGGGAGCACGGGATGGTGCTGAGCACCCTGGCCGTGCTGGGCgtggccgtggccgtggccgTGGCCACCGGCTGGGTGTGTAGGAGCCGATGTCCCCGCGGGTCTCCAACCAGGTA CCCGGCTGCAAAGCCAGAGCGGACGTTCCCTG GTGCCTCGGGCTGCGGGGGCCAAGGGGCCGGTGTGCACTTGACAGCCCCGGCAAGTGAGCCCCTGCTCTGA
- the ICOSLG gene encoding ICOS ligand isoform X5, with protein sequence MRLRSPGLLLLLLGALQAADTREQEVRALVGSDVKLSCVFPESPTFDLDDLYVYWQIGAVGHPTTVTYYLSGNSSAGLEDNRYRDRAWLSPDSMKHGDFSLRLYNVTPLDEQKFSCLVFRKSLQLQKILDVVVTLHVAANYSVPVVLAPHGPSEDEELTFTCTSVNGYPKPNVYWINKTDNSVLPEGLQNSTVVLNARGLYDVVSVLRVSRTPSVNVGCCIENVLLHQNLTGLCQTAETFTTPEPGNTGSHTDVRRREHGMVLSTLAVLGVAVAVAVATGWVCRSRCPRGSPTRLCLM encoded by the exons ATGCGGCTGAGAAG TCCTGgactgctcctgctgctgctcggGGCCCTGCAAGCCG CGGATACTCGAGAGCAGGAAGTCAGAGCGCTGGTGGGCAGCGACGTCAAGCTCAGCTGCGTCTTCCCCGAAAGCCCCACTTTTGATCTCGACGACCTGTACGTGTACTGGCAAATCGGCGCCGTGGGCCACCCGACGACCGTGACCTACTACCTGTCGGGGAACAGCTCGGCGGGCCTCGAGGACAACCGCTACAGGGACAGGGCCTGGCTCTCGCCGGACAGCATGAAGCATGGCGACTTCTCCTTGCGTCTCTACAACGTCACCCCCCTCGACGAACAGAAGTTCAGCTGCCTGGTGTTTAGGAAATCGTTGCAGTTACAAAAGATCTTGGACGTGGTGGTGACGCTGCACGTGGCAG cgAACTACAGCGTGCCGGTGGTCCTCGCGCCACACGGCCCCTCCGAGGACGAGGAGCTCACGTTCACGTGCACGTCGGTGAACGGCTATCCAAAACCAAACGTGTACTGGATCAACAAGACGGACAACAGCGTGCTGCCCGAGGGCCTGCAGAACAGCACGGTTGTCCTGAACGCACGCGGCTTGTACGACGTGGTCAGCGTCCTGCGGGTCAGCCGGACCCCCAGCGTGAACGTCGGCTGCTGCATCGAGAACGTCCTTCTGCACCAAAACCTCACGGGCCTGTGCCAGACAG cAGAAACGTTCACGACCCCCGAACCCGGCAACACAGGGAGTCACACGGACGTCCGCAGGAGGGAGCACGGGATGGTGCTGAGCACCCTGGCCGTGCTGGGCgtggccgtggccgtggccgTGGCCACCGGCTGGGTGTGTAGGAGCCGATGTCCCCGCGGGTCTCCAACCAG actGTGTCTGATGTGA
- the ICOSLG gene encoding ICOS ligand isoform X2, whose translation MRLRSPGLLLLLLGALQAADTREQEVRALVGSDVKLSCVFPESPTFDLDDLYVYWQIGAVGHPTTVTYYLSGNSSAGLEDNRYRDRAWLSPDSMKHGDFSLRLYNVTPLDEQKFSCLVFRKSLQLQKILDVVVTLHVAANYSVPVVLAPHGPSEDEELTFTCTSVNGYPKPNVYWINKTDNSVLPEGLQNSTVVLNARGLYDVVSVLRVSRTPSVNVGCCIENVLLHQNLTGLCQTETFTTPEPGNTGSHTDVRRREHGMVLSTLAVLGVAVAVAVATGWVCRSRCPRGSPTRCPAAKPERTFPGASGCGGQGAGVHLTAPASEPLL comes from the exons ATGCGGCTGAGAAG TCCTGgactgctcctgctgctgctcggGGCCCTGCAAGCCG CGGATACTCGAGAGCAGGAAGTCAGAGCGCTGGTGGGCAGCGACGTCAAGCTCAGCTGCGTCTTCCCCGAAAGCCCCACTTTTGATCTCGACGACCTGTACGTGTACTGGCAAATCGGCGCCGTGGGCCACCCGACGACCGTGACCTACTACCTGTCGGGGAACAGCTCGGCGGGCCTCGAGGACAACCGCTACAGGGACAGGGCCTGGCTCTCGCCGGACAGCATGAAGCATGGCGACTTCTCCTTGCGTCTCTACAACGTCACCCCCCTCGACGAACAGAAGTTCAGCTGCCTGGTGTTTAGGAAATCGTTGCAGTTACAAAAGATCTTGGACGTGGTGGTGACGCTGCACGTGGCAG cgAACTACAGCGTGCCGGTGGTCCTCGCGCCACACGGCCCCTCCGAGGACGAGGAGCTCACGTTCACGTGCACGTCGGTGAACGGCTATCCAAAACCAAACGTGTACTGGATCAACAAGACGGACAACAGCGTGCTGCCCGAGGGCCTGCAGAACAGCACGGTTGTCCTGAACGCACGCGGCTTGTACGACGTGGTCAGCGTCCTGCGGGTCAGCCGGACCCCCAGCGTGAACGTCGGCTGCTGCATCGAGAACGTCCTTCTGCACCAAAACCTCACGGGCCTGTGCCAGACAG AAACGTTCACGACCCCCGAACCCGGCAACACAGGGAGTCACACGGACGTCCGCAGGAGGGAGCACGGGATGGTGCTGAGCACCCTGGCCGTGCTGGGCgtggccgtggccgtggccgTGGCCACCGGCTGGGTGTGTAGGAGCCGATGTCCCCGCGGGTCTCCAACCAGG TGCCCGGCTGCAAAGCCAGAGCGGACGTTCCCTG GTGCCTCGGGCTGCGGGGGCCAAGGGGCCGGTGTGCACTTGACAGCCCCGGCAAGTGAGCCCCTGCTCTGA
- the ICOSLG gene encoding ICOS ligand isoform X3, whose translation MRLRSPGLLLLLLGALQADTREQEVRALVGSDVKLSCVFPESPTFDLDDLYVYWQIGAVGHPTTVTYYLSGNSSAGLEDNRYRDRAWLSPDSMKHGDFSLRLYNVTPLDEQKFSCLVFRKSLQLQKILDVVVTLHVAANYSVPVVLAPHGPSEDEELTFTCTSVNGYPKPNVYWINKTDNSVLPEGLQNSTVVLNARGLYDVVSVLRVSRTPSVNVGCCIENVLLHQNLTGLCQTAETFTTPEPGNTGSHTDVRRREHGMVLSTLAVLGVAVAVAVATGWVCRSRCPRGSPTRCPAAKPERTFPGASGCGGQGAGVHLTAPASEPLL comes from the exons ATGCGGCTGAGAAG TCCTGgactgctcctgctgctgctcggGGCCCTGCAAGCCG ATACTCGAGAGCAGGAAGTCAGAGCGCTGGTGGGCAGCGACGTCAAGCTCAGCTGCGTCTTCCCCGAAAGCCCCACTTTTGATCTCGACGACCTGTACGTGTACTGGCAAATCGGCGCCGTGGGCCACCCGACGACCGTGACCTACTACCTGTCGGGGAACAGCTCGGCGGGCCTCGAGGACAACCGCTACAGGGACAGGGCCTGGCTCTCGCCGGACAGCATGAAGCATGGCGACTTCTCCTTGCGTCTCTACAACGTCACCCCCCTCGACGAACAGAAGTTCAGCTGCCTGGTGTTTAGGAAATCGTTGCAGTTACAAAAGATCTTGGACGTGGTGGTGACGCTGCACGTGGCAG cgAACTACAGCGTGCCGGTGGTCCTCGCGCCACACGGCCCCTCCGAGGACGAGGAGCTCACGTTCACGTGCACGTCGGTGAACGGCTATCCAAAACCAAACGTGTACTGGATCAACAAGACGGACAACAGCGTGCTGCCCGAGGGCCTGCAGAACAGCACGGTTGTCCTGAACGCACGCGGCTTGTACGACGTGGTCAGCGTCCTGCGGGTCAGCCGGACCCCCAGCGTGAACGTCGGCTGCTGCATCGAGAACGTCCTTCTGCACCAAAACCTCACGGGCCTGTGCCAGACAG cAGAAACGTTCACGACCCCCGAACCCGGCAACACAGGGAGTCACACGGACGTCCGCAGGAGGGAGCACGGGATGGTGCTGAGCACCCTGGCCGTGCTGGGCgtggccgtggccgtggccgTGGCCACCGGCTGGGTGTGTAGGAGCCGATGTCCCCGCGGGTCTCCAACCAGG TGCCCGGCTGCAAAGCCAGAGCGGACGTTCCCTG GTGCCTCGGGCTGCGGGGGCCAAGGGGCCGGTGTGCACTTGACAGCCCCGGCAAGTGAGCCCCTGCTCTGA